Genomic segment of Candidatus Aminicenantes bacterium:
CATCGGAACGATGGAAGCCGCCAACGACGTCCTCATCCGTCTCCGCACGGACGCCGGGCTGACGGGCCTCGGCGAAGCCTGCCCGTTCCCCCCGATCACGGGCGAAACGCAAGCCACGAACATCGCCGCGGCCAAGGCCGTCCGGGAGATCGTGCTGGGCCGCAACCCCCTCGAGATCGAAAGCCTGCTCAAGGATTGCGGCGCGATCGTTCACTCGAACCCGAGTCTCACGGCCGCCTTCGACACGGCCTGCCACGACATCCTGGGCCAGGCCGCCGGCCTACCGCTCTATAGGCTCTGGGGCGGGGCCAAGACCGAGTTCGAGACGGACATCACGGCCGACCTCGATTCGCCGGAGGCCATGGCGGCCCGGGCGGTGAAGTTCGTCGCGGCGGGCTTCACCATGATCAAGATCAAGGTCGGCCAGGGCCGTGAGATCGACCTCGAGCGGCTGCGGTCCATCCGGGACGCGGTCGGCGGCGGCATCCGCCTCCAGATCGACGCCAACCAAGGCTGGTCGCCCGCGACGGCCAGGGACACGCTGAAAAAGATGGAGCGCTTCGACATCCTGTTCTGCGAACAGCCGGTCCTGGCATCGGACATCGACGGCCTGCGCGACGTTCGGCGGGCGAGCCCCATCCCGATCATGGCCGACGAGGCCGCCTATGGCCCGGCCGACGTCGCCCGGCTGATCAAGGCCGAGGCCTGCGATGCGATCAACATCAAGCTGATGAAGGCGGGGAGCCTCGCGGCCATGCGCAAGATGGCCCACGCCGCCGAGGCCGCCAACATGCCCTGCATGGTCGGCTGCATGCTCGAATCGCGGCTGGCTCTGACGGCCGCCGCCCACGTCGTCGCGGCCCACAACAACATCCTATGGGCCGACCTGGACGGCCACAGCTCGCACCGCATCGATCCCGTCGAGGGGGGGATGTCGTTCGCCCGCGGCCGCGTGACGCTGCCGGAAGGCCCCGGCCTTGGGGCCACGATCGACCCGGCTTTCCTGGACAAGCTGCCGCAGGTTTGAAGCGGAGCCGTCTTACTTCCGAATTTTAACCAGCCCCGCCTTCGTCTGGAAGAAGGCCCCGGCGGTCGCATCGGCCAGAACGATGTCGCCGTCCGCGGCGGGCATGCCCCAGACTCCCTGAAACTCCGCACCGGTCCCCAACGCGAGCGTCCGGACGAGACTTCCGTCCGCGTTCAAGCGAACAACATACGCGCGCGCCCCGGCCCCCTCCGTCGGCTTGGCGGTTCCAACCGCCAGAAAGCCGCCGTCCGATGCAGCCGCGACATGGACGAACGATTCTTCGGCCGCGGTCCCGAAAGCCTTCTCCCAGACCGGCTCGCCGCCGGAGTCGACCCGGACCAGGAAGGCATCCGATCCGCCTGCCCCGCTCGATTGCGTCAGTCCAGCGGCGATCAAGCCGCCGTCGGCCGTCGCGGCCAGGCAGGATCCGCTCTCCTCCTTCTTCCCACCGAAGGCTCGGGCCCAGATTCTTCGGCCGGAGCCGTCAAAGCGCGCCA
This window contains:
- a CDS encoding dipeptide epimerase; protein product: MPFTPADAAKIRVIGVDIFVYDLPLEQPFRIAIGTMEAANDVLIRLRTDAGLTGLGEACPFPPITGETQATNIAAAKAVREIVLGRNPLEIESLLKDCGAIVHSNPSLTAAFDTACHDILGQAAGLPLYRLWGGAKTEFETDITADLDSPEAMAARAVKFVAAGFTMIKIKVGQGREIDLERLRSIRDAVGGGIRLQIDANQGWSPATARDTLKKMERFDILFCEQPVLASDIDGLRDVRRASPIPIMADEAAYGPADVARLIKAEACDAINIKLMKAGSLAAMRKMAHAAEAANMPCMVGCMLESRLALTAAAHVVAAHNNILWADLDGHSSHRIDPVEGGMSFARGRVTLPEGPGLGATIDPAFLDKLPQV